ATAAAAAATATAAACTAATATTAATCCAATTATAGAAAATATAAGTCCTAGCATTAAAAATGGCATAGTAGCTCCATTCCAAGCAGGCTTATTTGTAAAAGCTCTCCATTTAAAGGATAATTTACTCATTCCCATGAAAAAGAATCCAATAAATAAAATTATTAAACTAAATAAAAATAAATTATTTGTCATAAAGAATCCTTATACAAAAGCTACTAAAATTTAATACATTAAGTTTAGTAAACTTATAAGGGATTTCACCTTCCTTTCTCATTTCAAATCTAATTTGTTTTTTATCATTAATATTTAAAAATTAGTCCTTTAATAGTTTTTAGATTATCATTTCAACATTACATAAAGGTGTATTTTATCTTAACACTACCTTAAATCTTATATAGAGTTAAATATAAAATACTATTTTATAATCTTTATATTTTCTTTAGTTTATATTTCTTTTTCCTTTAGTTTTGTTATGTATATTAAATATATAGTAATAATTTCTAAATTTATATTAATTTAAAATGGAGGAGAAAAAATGGAAGTTCTTCAGGTGGAAAATATTCATAAAAAAATTGGGAAAAGAGAAATAATTAAGGATGTTAGTTTTTCAGTGAAAGAGGGAGAGATATTTGGATTTTTAGGGCCTAATGGAGCAGGAAAAACAACTACTATAAGAATGATGGTAGGTCTTATAGCTCCAACAAAAGGGAGTATTAAAATTATGGGTCATGATATACAAAAAGAAAGAATAAAGGCCTTGAAAAATGTAGGCTGTATAGTTGAAAATCCAGATATGTATAATGATTTAACAGGAATACAAAATTTAAAATACTATGCAGACTTATATGGTGATATTACTAAAGAAAAAATAAATGAAGTTGCAGAACTTGTGGGATTAAAAGATAGAATCAATGATAAGGTTAAAAAGTATTCTTTGGGAATGAAACAGAGATTAGGACTAGGTCAAGCTATATTGTCAAATCCAAAGTTATTAATATTAGATGAGCCAACAAATGGATTAGACCCTATAGGAATGCATGAGTTTAGAGAGATAGTAAAAGATATAGCAAAAAAA
Above is a window of Clostridium sporogenes DNA encoding:
- a CDS encoding ABC transporter ATP-binding protein codes for the protein MEVLQVENIHKKIGKREIIKDVSFSVKEGEIFGFLGPNGAGKTTTIRMMVGLIAPTKGSIKIMGHDIQKERIKALKNVGCIVENPDMYNDLTGIQNLKYYADLYGDITKEKINEVAELVGLKDRINDKVKKYSLGMKQRLGLGQAILSNPKLLILDEPTNGLDPIGMHEFREIVKDIAKKNNSAVFISSHILSEIEQMCDHFAIINKGSIKTIQAVSEESSNIERLKISTNEIKKIQDVFSKLNFVRNINVEQNSIVVEISPKNFSEIIKEIGKNDVNIDDICKVESNLENKFMKILEEGA